Proteins encoded within one genomic window of Pigmentiphaga sp. H8:
- the prpR gene encoding propionate catabolism operon regulatory protein PrpR has product MLPLSSPPPGLPRLCFVSYRHIRELAMPVVAEYAQRARIEVVDATFGDALALAQDRVERGMADAFVSAGSNAAILRAGLQAPVATIHLGGFDLLQALIQARRIADRVGVVMYGQTIPELDDVKDLLNIGISQHAYRTPDDARLRFETLRREGYQVIVGSSLVVELAEQAGLRGLLAYSLASIRKGFDDALELARVARLEAGRYEQLHSVLHNLQEAVVAVDREDRIIAINPPMRQLLGKPDALLRGRPLGELEPALSLRATLASGRQERAIALRFGQRDWVVDRTLIREHGDIVGAALTLHDASAIQAADASLRILQRRQQHTARHTFSSLAGGSQAMRTAVASAHRYARTDLGVLITGESGVGKELFAQAIHNESRRAGRPFVAVNCASFPESLLESELFGYEEGAFTGSRRGGKCGLFEAAHTGTLFLDEIGDMPMPLQTRLLRVLQEREVMRLGATAPLPIDVRVVAATHQPLEALIEQGRFRRDLYYRLNILRLALPALRERREDIPVLILPMADRCLKRLGSSLDAAVALAPWMDALRRYHWPGNVRELENLAERIAVTLAQYADVRDIPLDALAHDCPELFASGAGPTVERPLAQRVRAALDQAGGRRAEAARLLGVSRSTLWRWLAELEACADTAAEPSPPRSMAGPA; this is encoded by the coding sequence ATGCTTCCCCTTTCCTCGCCTCCCCCGGGCCTGCCGCGCCTGTGTTTCGTCAGCTACCGGCACATTCGCGAACTGGCCATGCCGGTCGTTGCCGAATATGCGCAGCGGGCGCGGATCGAGGTCGTCGACGCCACCTTCGGCGACGCCCTGGCCCTGGCGCAGGACCGGGTCGAGCGCGGCATGGCCGACGCCTTCGTCAGCGCCGGCTCGAACGCAGCCATCCTGCGGGCCGGCCTGCAGGCGCCGGTGGCCACCATCCACCTGGGCGGCTTCGACCTGCTGCAGGCGCTGATCCAGGCACGCCGGATCGCCGACCGCGTCGGCGTGGTGATGTACGGCCAGACCATACCCGAGCTGGACGACGTCAAGGATCTGCTCAACATCGGCATCAGCCAGCACGCCTACCGTACGCCGGACGACGCCCGGCTTCGCTTCGAGACGCTGCGCCGGGAGGGATACCAGGTCATCGTCGGCTCCAGCCTGGTGGTGGAACTGGCCGAGCAGGCCGGGCTGCGGGGCCTGCTGGCCTATTCCCTGGCCAGCATCCGCAAGGGCTTCGACGATGCCCTGGAACTGGCCAGGGTCGCGCGCCTGGAGGCCGGCCGCTACGAACAGTTGCACAGCGTGCTGCACAACCTGCAGGAAGCGGTGGTCGCGGTCGACCGCGAAGACCGCATCATCGCCATCAACCCGCCCATGCGGCAATTGCTCGGCAAGCCCGACGCGCTGCTGCGGGGACGGCCGCTGGGCGAACTCGAGCCGGCGCTGTCCCTGCGTGCCACGCTGGCCAGCGGCCGCCAGGAACGGGCCATCGCGCTGCGCTTCGGGCAGCGCGACTGGGTGGTCGACCGCACCCTGATACGGGAACATGGGGACATCGTGGGGGCGGCGCTGACGCTGCACGACGCCAGCGCCATCCAGGCGGCCGACGCCAGCCTGCGCATCCTGCAGCGGCGCCAGCAGCACACGGCCCGCCACACTTTCTCCAGCCTGGCCGGCGGCAGCCAGGCCATGCGCACGGCCGTCGCCAGCGCCCACCGCTACGCCCGCACGGACCTGGGCGTGTTGATCACCGGCGAAAGCGGCGTCGGCAAGGAACTGTTCGCCCAGGCCATCCACAACGAAAGCCGGCGGGCCGGGCGCCCCTTCGTCGCCGTCAACTGCGCGTCCTTTCCGGAGTCGCTGCTGGAAAGCGAACTGTTCGGCTACGAGGAAGGCGCCTTCACCGGTTCGCGGCGCGGCGGCAAGTGCGGCCTGTTCGAGGCGGCCCATACCGGCACCCTGTTCCTGGACGAGATCGGCGACATGCCCATGCCGCTCCAGACAAGGCTGCTGCGCGTGCTGCAGGAACGGGAAGTCATGCGCCTGGGCGCGACCGCGCCGCTGCCCATCGACGTGCGCGTGGTCGCCGCCACGCATCAACCGCTGGAAGCGCTGATCGAACAGGGCCGGTTCCGGCGCGACCTGTACTACCGCCTCAACATCCTGCGGCTGGCCCTGCCCGCGCTGCGCGAACGCCGGGAAGACATTCCCGTCCTCATCCTGCCCATGGCCGACCGCTGCCTGAAGCGCCTGGGTTCATCCCTGGACGCCGCCGTCGCGCTGGCGCCGTGGATGGACGCGCTGCGCCGCTACCACTGGCCCGGCAACGTCCGCGAGCTGGAGAACCTGGCGGAGCGGATCGCGGTCACGCTGGCGCAGTATGCCGATGTGCGCGACATCCCGCTCGATGCACTGGCCCATGACTGTCCGGAATTGTTCGCCTCGGGAGCCGGCCCGACCGTGGAACGGCCGCTGGCACAGCGCGTACGCGCTGCGCTGGACCAGGCGGGAGGCCGGCGCGCCGAGGCGGCCCGCCTGCTGGGCGTCAGCCGTTCGACGCTGTGGCGGTGGCTGGCCGAGCTGGAGGCCTGCGCGGATACGGCCGCGGAGCCTAGCCCGCCGCGATCGATGGCCGGGCCTGCCTGA
- a CDS encoding universal stress protein — protein sequence MYQKLLVPIDGSATSRLALEEAVMLARLSGARIELLHVVDELEHIWGRPSPAVYIREVRPMFLKAGQDLLDETRAEIESQGIEVDTVLLESRGTRASELIAAQAAKDGVDAIVMGTHGRRGVDRVLIGSDAEQVVRLSAVPVMLVRQARPSIAAG from the coding sequence ATGTATCAGAAGCTACTCGTTCCCATCGACGGCAGCGCCACGTCCCGCCTGGCCCTGGAGGAAGCCGTGATGCTGGCGCGCCTGAGCGGCGCCAGGATAGAACTCCTGCACGTCGTGGACGAACTCGAACATATCTGGGGCCGGCCCAGCCCTGCGGTCTACATCAGGGAGGTGCGCCCCATGTTCCTGAAGGCGGGCCAGGACCTGCTGGACGAGACCCGGGCCGAGATCGAGTCGCAGGGCATCGAAGTGGACACCGTACTGCTGGAAAGCCGCGGCACCCGGGCCTCGGAATTGATCGCCGCCCAGGCGGCCAAGGACGGCGTGGACGCCATCGTCATGGGAACCCATGGCCGGCGGGGCGTCGACCGCGTGCTGATAGGCAGCGATGCCGAGCAGGTGGTGCGACTTTCGGCGGTGCCGGTGATGCTGGTCAGGCAGGCCCGGCCATCGATCGCGGCGGGCTAG
- a CDS encoding UbiD family decarboxylase encodes MPSPSPALPDLDAFRLRRFLESLDEGAFLRQPEAALRDIAAILEQSPKAVLIERPGDSDIPLCGNAAGSRERLALAFSTTPADLPAEVTRRLRNRPEFVEIPASQAPVQQVVLQGDECDLTQLPVHLQHGLDGAPYISASIDFTRDPDTGWTNVGVRRLMLRGRRTAGIDLVAPSDLRALYLKQAGRGQRMPIAFAVGSNPIDHIAATMRIPGDELGLLSSLRGAPLPVVKCVTNDLMVPADAEFIIEGYLDEAGHVEPEGPYGEFLGYYGVVKKNPLFHVTAITRRRDAVFQTATISGPNMAWTDTAQLNALRTEVMIWRALETAVREVRGVFAAPANGGMFNVRIALQQRVPGEARNAIAAVFGSLSNVKHVFVVDPDIDIFSDAQMDWALGTRFQADRDLVIQTGMRAMPLDPSLNGARTGAKAGFDLTLPLLAPGAQRPLDYRVPAAPRYEGARFASIEAALEDGPKYFEELMAATGSNDGREIVRWLEDTAGKRPLARDEEGRYHFR; translated from the coding sequence GTGCCTTCGCCTTCCCCCGCCCTGCCCGACCTGGACGCCTTCCGTCTCAGGCGTTTCCTGGAATCCCTGGACGAGGGCGCCTTTCTGCGCCAGCCCGAAGCGGCGCTGCGCGACATTGCCGCCATCCTGGAACAAAGCCCCAAGGCGGTTCTGATCGAACGCCCGGGCGACTCGGACATCCCCCTGTGCGGCAACGCCGCCGGCAGCCGTGAACGGCTTGCCCTGGCCTTCTCCACTACGCCGGCCGACCTGCCCGCCGAAGTGACCCGCCGGCTGCGCAACCGGCCCGAATTCGTCGAAATCCCCGCGTCCCAGGCCCCCGTCCAGCAGGTCGTCCTGCAAGGCGACGAGTGCGACCTGACCCAGCTGCCCGTCCACCTGCAGCATGGCCTGGACGGTGCGCCCTATATTTCCGCCTCCATCGACTTCACCCGCGACCCGGACACCGGCTGGACCAACGTGGGCGTGCGCCGCCTCATGCTGCGCGGCCGCCGCACCGCCGGGATAGACCTGGTCGCGCCGTCGGACCTGCGCGCCCTGTACCTGAAACAGGCCGGCCGCGGCCAGCGCATGCCGATCGCCTTCGCGGTGGGCTCGAACCCCATCGACCACATCGCCGCCACCATGCGCATCCCCGGCGACGAACTGGGTCTGCTCTCGAGCCTGCGGGGCGCGCCGCTGCCCGTGGTCAAGTGCGTGACCAACGACCTGATGGTGCCGGCCGACGCGGAATTCATCATCGAAGGCTATCTGGACGAAGCCGGCCACGTCGAGCCCGAAGGCCCCTATGGCGAGTTCCTGGGCTATTACGGCGTGGTCAAGAAGAACCCGCTGTTCCACGTGACCGCCATCACGCGCCGGCGCGACGCCGTGTTCCAGACCGCCACCATCAGCGGCCCCAACATGGCGTGGACCGATACCGCGCAGTTGAACGCGCTGCGCACCGAAGTGATGATCTGGCGCGCGCTCGAGACCGCGGTGCGCGAAGTCCGCGGCGTCTTCGCCGCGCCGGCCAACGGCGGCATGTTCAACGTGCGCATCGCCTTGCAGCAGCGCGTGCCGGGCGAAGCCCGCAACGCCATCGCCGCGGTGTTCGGCTCGCTCTCGAACGTCAAGCACGTGTTCGTGGTCGACCCGGACATCGACATTTTCTCGGACGCGCAGATGGACTGGGCCCTGGGCACGCGATTCCAGGCGGATCGCGACCTGGTGATCCAGACCGGCATGCGCGCCATGCCGCTGGATCCGTCGCTCAACGGCGCCCGCACGGGCGCCAAGGCGGGCTTCGACCTGACCCTGCCCCTGCTCGCCCCGGGTGCGCAACGCCCCCTGGATTACCGGGTTCCCGCCGCGCCGCGCTACGAGGGCGCCCGCTTCGCCTCGATCGAAGCGGCGCTGGAGGACGGCCCCAAGTACTTCGAGGAACTGATGGCCGCGACCGGCAGCAACGACGGCCGGGAGATCGTGCGCTGGCTGGAGGATACGGCCGGCAAGCGCCCCTTGGCCCGGGACGAAGAAGGCCGCTACCACTTCCGCTGA
- a CDS encoding tripartite tricarboxylate transporter substrate binding protein, producing the protein MAIRWSSALCAPVLAALCLAAGGVRAQDYPSKPIRLIVPFAPGGVTDTGARIVAEHLSHRLGQQVMVENKPGASGNIGTQLAATAAPDGYTLVVGFDGTLVINPHVYAKVPFDTLRDLAPVSKIGDAALVIVTHPSLPATDFASLVAYSKRNPAGVSYGSAGTGSTPHLAGELLKVRTGANFVHIPYKGGGQAMADVVGGTLPMLYTAVAGAYPFIQRGQMRAVAVSSAQRLASLPDVPTVAETVPGFEVTSWIGILAPAGTPAAIVDRLQREIRAVVFQPEVKERLAGLGIVASGNTPAEFRGQIEADLRKYADVVKAANIRID; encoded by the coding sequence ATGGCGATACGATGGTCATCCGCGCTTTGCGCACCCGTGCTGGCCGCGCTGTGCCTGGCGGCCGGCGGCGTCCGCGCCCAGGACTACCCCAGCAAGCCGATCCGGCTGATCGTGCCCTTCGCGCCCGGGGGCGTGACCGACACCGGCGCCCGCATCGTGGCCGAGCACCTGAGCCACCGCCTGGGCCAGCAGGTGATGGTCGAGAACAAGCCCGGCGCCTCGGGCAACATCGGCACCCAGCTCGCGGCCACGGCCGCGCCCGATGGCTACACGCTGGTGGTCGGCTTCGACGGCACGCTGGTCATCAACCCGCACGTCTATGCCAAGGTGCCGTTCGACACCTTGCGCGACCTGGCTCCCGTCAGCAAGATCGGCGATGCCGCGCTGGTCATCGTGACCCATCCTTCGCTGCCGGCAACCGATTTCGCGTCGCTGGTCGCCTATTCCAAGCGCAACCCGGCCGGCGTCTCGTACGGCAGCGCGGGCACCGGCAGCACGCCGCACCTGGCGGGCGAGTTATTGAAGGTGCGCACCGGCGCCAATTTCGTCCATATTCCCTACAAGGGGGGCGGCCAGGCCATGGCCGACGTGGTCGGCGGGACGCTGCCCATGCTCTACACGGCGGTGGCGGGGGCGTATCCCTTCATCCAGCGCGGCCAGATGCGCGCCGTGGCGGTGTCCAGCGCGCAGCGCCTGGCGTCGCTGCCGGACGTGCCCACGGTGGCCGAGACGGTGCCGGGCTTCGAGGTGACGTCGTGGATAGGCATCCTGGCGCCGGCGGGCACGCCGGCCGCGATCGTCGACCGCCTGCAGCGGGAGATCCGCGCCGTGGTGTTCCAGCCCGAGGTCAAGGAACGCCTGGCGGGGCTGGGCATCGTCGCGTCGGGCAATACGCCGGCGGAATTCCGCGGCCAGATCGAGGCCGATCTGCGCAAGTACGCCGACGTGGTGAAAGCGGCCAACATCCGCATCGATTGA
- a CDS encoding CaiB/BaiF CoA-transferase family protein — translation MALEHITVLDLTHMLSGPYGTMLLADLGARTIKVEPPGKGEGTRRLLENDPQHSRDGMGAYYVTLNRNKESVCVDLKQPAGREVFLDLVRRADVVFDNFSVGVTERLGIDHASLAKVNPRIVTCSVTGFGQTGPATQRPAFDQVVQAMGGGMSITGTPATGPIRSGIPIGDLGGGTFGAIGVLAALVEREQTGRGQHVDIAMLDVQVSLLNYMATMYFMSGQVPEGIGNGHFVHVPYNCYPTADGHIIIACIGDAFFERFVDFIDVPELRRPEYLQQPVRFADKARIDEIISEELRKQPTAHWLARLEAARIPCGPVNDFAQALADPQVVARNMVAEVPLPDGTSLRMPGNPVKLSGAAPASFGAPPRLGAQTDAVLGDWLGYAPDRLASLRGQGAIG, via the coding sequence TTGGCCCTCGAACACATTACCGTGCTGGACTTGACCCACATGCTTTCCGGGCCCTACGGCACCATGCTGCTGGCCGACCTGGGCGCGCGCACCATCAAGGTCGAACCTCCGGGGAAGGGCGAAGGCACGCGCCGGCTGCTCGAGAACGATCCGCAGCATTCGCGCGACGGCATGGGCGCCTACTACGTCACCCTCAACCGGAACAAGGAAAGCGTCTGCGTCGACCTGAAGCAGCCGGCGGGCCGCGAGGTCTTCCTGGACCTGGTGCGGCGCGCCGACGTGGTGTTCGACAACTTCAGCGTGGGAGTGACCGAAAGGCTGGGCATCGACCATGCGTCGCTGGCCAAGGTCAACCCGCGCATCGTCACCTGCTCGGTGACGGGATTCGGGCAGACCGGGCCGGCCACGCAGCGGCCCGCGTTCGACCAGGTGGTGCAGGCCATGGGGGGCGGCATGTCGATCACCGGCACGCCGGCCACGGGGCCGATACGCAGCGGCATCCCCATTGGCGACCTGGGCGGCGGCACCTTCGGCGCGATAGGCGTGCTGGCGGCCCTGGTCGAGCGCGAGCAGACGGGCAGGGGACAGCACGTCGACATCGCCATGCTGGACGTGCAGGTCTCGCTGCTGAACTACATGGCCACGATGTACTTCATGTCCGGCCAGGTTCCCGAAGGCATAGGCAACGGCCACTTCGTGCACGTGCCCTACAACTGCTATCCGACCGCGGATGGCCACATCATCATCGCCTGCATCGGCGACGCCTTCTTCGAGCGCTTCGTGGACTTCATCGACGTGCCCGAACTGCGGCGGCCCGAGTATCTCCAGCAGCCGGTGCGCTTCGCCGACAAGGCGCGCATCGACGAGATCATCTCGGAGGAGCTGCGCAAGCAGCCCACCGCCCACTGGCTCGCGCGGCTGGAGGCCGCCCGCATTCCCTGCGGCCCGGTCAACGACTTCGCGCAGGCGCTGGCCGACCCCCAGGTCGTGGCGCGGAACATGGTGGCCGAGGTGCCGCTGCCCGACGGAACGTCGCTGCGCATGCCGGGCAATCCGGTCAAGCTCTCGGGCGCGGCACCGGCATCTTTCGGCGCGCCGCCGCGGCTGGGCGCCCAGACCGACGCCGTGCTGGGCGACTGGCTGGGCTATGCGCCGGACCGGCTGGCCAGCCTGCGCGGGCAGGGCGCGATAGGCTGA
- a CDS encoding phosphoribosyltransferase, producing MQQDTDKDLWISWDRYNQLIEQLGLQVHQSGWKFDQIVCLARGGMRVGDVLSRIYDVPLGILATSSYREAAGTEQGRLDIAQFITITRGTLEGKVLLVDDMVDTGVTFDRVHQHLLQQFSAITEMRTAVLWFKGHSKVVPDYYVQKLPTNPWIHQPFEDYDSIRPYQLEAWVRKGKSD from the coding sequence ATGCAGCAAGATACCGACAAAGATCTCTGGATCAGCTGGGACCGCTACAACCAACTCATCGAGCAACTGGGCCTGCAGGTCCACCAGTCGGGCTGGAAGTTCGACCAGATCGTCTGCCTGGCCCGCGGCGGAATGCGCGTGGGCGACGTGCTGTCGCGCATCTACGACGTGCCGCTGGGCATCCTGGCCACCAGCAGCTACCGCGAGGCGGCGGGCACCGAGCAGGGGCGGCTGGACATCGCGCAGTTCATCACGATCACGCGCGGCACGCTGGAAGGCAAGGTGCTGCTGGTGGACGACATGGTCGACACCGGCGTGACCTTCGACCGCGTGCACCAGCACCTGCTGCAGCAGTTCTCGGCGATCACGGAAATGCGCACGGCCGTGCTGTGGTTCAAGGGGCACTCCAAGGTGGTGCCGGACTACTACGTGCAGAAACTGCCGACGAATCCGTGGATACACCAGCCCTTCGAGGACTACGACAGCATCCGGCCGTATCAGCTCGAGGCCTGGGTGCGCAAGGGCAAGAGCGACTGA
- a CDS encoding ATP phosphoribosyltransferase regulatory subunit: MGKWLLPESLADILPAEARRIEELRRLLLDLYRTYGYELVMPPLVEYLDSLLSASGGDMDLHTFKLVDQMSGRSLGIRADMTPQVTRIDAHLLNRAGTTRLCYCGSVLHTLPRGLWATREPLQIGAELYGHAGPEADIEVLQLALESVRRAGVADYRVDLSHLDVVRALLETDPAAAARADEIFNLLREKDVPGLAALGPALAPATAQALQVLPTLYGELDVLEKARAALPALPRISQALDMLAALAKALPGVDIGIDLADVRSFNYHTGVVFAVYCGGWPNAVVRGGRYDDVGRVFGRARPATGFSLDLRELAGLLAPATASSAVRAPWGLEPDLAEAVRALRAAGQIVVQILPGHEHDQQEFICDHELVLRNGAWRVESLASAEAARPSPSTAI; the protein is encoded by the coding sequence ATGGGCAAATGGCTGTTGCCCGAAAGCCTGGCAGATATCCTGCCGGCCGAGGCCCGGCGCATAGAAGAATTGCGCCGCTTGTTGCTGGACCTGTATCGCACCTATGGCTATGAGCTCGTCATGCCGCCGTTGGTGGAGTACCTCGACTCGCTGCTGTCGGCCAGCGGAGGCGACATGGACCTGCACACCTTCAAACTGGTGGACCAGATGTCGGGCCGTTCGCTCGGCATCCGGGCCGACATGACGCCCCAGGTGACGCGCATCGACGCGCACCTGCTCAATCGGGCAGGCACCACCCGCCTGTGCTATTGCGGAAGCGTGCTGCACACCTTGCCGCGCGGCCTCTGGGCCACGCGCGAGCCGCTGCAGATCGGCGCCGAGCTGTATGGCCACGCCGGTCCCGAGGCCGACATCGAAGTCCTGCAACTGGCGCTGGAAAGCGTCCGGCGCGCGGGGGTGGCCGATTACCGGGTCGACCTCAGCCACCTGGACGTAGTGCGCGCGCTGCTGGAAACCGACCCGGCCGCCGCCGCCCGCGCCGACGAGATCTTCAACCTGCTGCGCGAGAAGGACGTTCCCGGGCTGGCGGCGCTCGGCCCCGCGCTGGCGCCGGCCACCGCCCAGGCGCTGCAGGTGCTGCCGACGCTGTACGGCGAACTGGACGTGCTGGAGAAGGCCCGCGCGGCGCTGCCGGCGCTGCCCCGGATCAGCCAGGCGCTGGACATGCTGGCCGCGCTGGCCAAGGCGCTGCCGGGCGTGGACATCGGCATCGACCTGGCCGACGTGCGCAGCTTCAACTATCACACCGGCGTGGTCTTCGCCGTCTACTGCGGCGGCTGGCCCAACGCGGTGGTGCGCGGCGGCCGCTACGACGACGTCGGCAGGGTATTCGGACGGGCACGCCCGGCCACCGGTTTCAGCCTGGACCTGCGCGAACTGGCGGGGCTGCTCGCGCCCGCCACCGCGAGTTCCGCAGTCCGCGCCCCGTGGGGTCTCGAGCCCGATCTGGCGGAGGCCGTGCGCGCGCTGCGCGCCGCCGGCCAGATCGTGGTCCAGATACTGCCCGGACATGAACACGATCAGCAGGAATTCATCTGCGATCACGAGCTGGTGCTGCGCAATGGCGCCTGGCGGGTCGAATCCCTGGCCAGCGCCGAGGCCGCCCGGCCATCCCCATCCACCGCAATCTGA
- a CDS encoding adenylosuccinate synthase has product MANNVVVIGTQWGDEGKGKIVDWLAESAQGVVRFQGGHNAGHTLWIAGKKTILRLIPSGIMHPGMTCYIGNGVVLSPEALLREIEELEAAGVEVRARLRVSEACPLILPYHVAVDQAREARKGAGKIGTTGRGIGPAYEDKVARRAIRVQDLYDPASFDAKLEEALDYHNFVLTQYLGAQAVDAAQVRDQAMALAPVLKPMVADVANALYEASAGGQKLLFEGAQGALLDVDHGTYPYVTSSNCVAGAASAGSGVGPQKLEYVLGITKAYATRVGSGPFPTELDDDIGARLASVGKEFGSVTGRPRRCGWFDGAALKRSIRLNGISGLCITKLDVLDGLETIKLGVGYRVNGEFRDVLPYGAAAVASSEPVLEEMPGWSESTVGVTEYDKLPVNARRYLERMAEVCGVPIDLVSTGPDRTETVVLRHPFKA; this is encoded by the coding sequence ATGGCTAACAACGTCGTGGTTATCGGCACCCAGTGGGGTGACGAAGGCAAAGGCAAGATCGTCGACTGGCTGGCGGAGTCCGCCCAAGGGGTGGTGCGCTTCCAGGGCGGCCACAATGCGGGCCATACCCTGTGGATCGCCGGCAAGAAGACCATCCTGCGCCTGATCCCCTCGGGCATCATGCACCCCGGCATGACCTGCTACATCGGCAACGGCGTGGTGCTGTCGCCCGAAGCGCTGCTGCGCGAGATCGAGGAACTCGAGGCCGCCGGCGTCGAGGTGCGCGCCCGCCTTCGCGTGTCCGAGGCCTGCCCGCTGATCCTGCCGTACCACGTCGCCGTCGACCAGGCGCGCGAGGCCCGCAAGGGCGCCGGCAAGATCGGCACGACCGGCCGCGGCATCGGCCCCGCCTACGAGGACAAGGTCGCGCGTCGCGCCATCCGCGTCCAGGACCTGTACGACCCGGCCTCCTTCGACGCCAAGCTGGAAGAGGCCCTGGACTATCACAACTTCGTGCTGACCCAGTACCTGGGCGCCCAGGCCGTGGATGCCGCGCAGGTGCGCGACCAGGCCATGGCGCTGGCGCCGGTGCTCAAGCCCATGGTGGCCGACGTGGCCAACGCGCTGTACGAAGCCTCGGCGGGTGGCCAGAAGCTGCTGTTCGAAGGCGCGCAGGGCGCGCTGCTGGACGTGGACCACGGCACCTATCCCTACGTCACCAGCAGCAACTGCGTGGCCGGCGCGGCCTCGGCGGGCTCGGGCGTCGGACCGCAGAAGCTCGAGTACGTGCTGGGCATCACCAAGGCCTATGCCACCCGCGTCGGGTCGGGCCCGTTCCCGACCGAGCTGGACGACGACATCGGCGCCCGCCTGGCCTCGGTAGGCAAGGAATTCGGCTCGGTCACCGGCCGGCCGCGCCGCTGCGGCTGGTTCGACGGCGCCGCGCTCAAGCGCTCGATCCGCCTGAACGGCATCTCCGGCCTGTGCATCACCAAGCTGGACGTGCTGGACGGCCTGGAAACCATCAAGCTGGGCGTGGGCTATCGCGTCAACGGCGAATTCCGCGACGTCCTGCCCTACGGGGCGGCGGCCGTGGCCAGCAGCGAGCCCGTCCTGGAGGAAATGCCGGGCTGGAGCGAGTCCACCGTGGGCGTGACCGAATACGATAAACTTCCGGTCAATGCCCGTCGCTACCTGGAGCGGATGGCCGAAGTCTGCGGCGTGCCGATCGACCTGGTGTCGACCGGTCCGGACCGCACCGAAACCGTCGTGCTGCGGCATCCCTTCAAGGCCTGA